One region of Clostridium sp. Marseille-P299 genomic DNA includes:
- the rpoC gene encoding DNA-directed RNA polymerase subunit beta' — protein MPTEMMNDSVKEITYDAIKIGLASPEKIREWSRGEVRKPETINYRTLKPEKDGLFCEKIFGPNKDWECHCGKYKKIRYKGVVCDRCGVEVTKASVRRERMGHIELAAPVSHIWYFKGIPSRMGLILDLSPRTLEKVLYFASYIVLDKGDSDLQYKQVLNEKEYREAYDKYGSKFRVGMGAEAIMELLQAIDLEKESKDLKRGLKESTGQKRARIIKRLEVVEAFRESNNKPEWMIMTVIPVIPPDLRPMVQLDGGRFATSDMNDLYRRIINRNNRLKRLLELGAPDIIVRNEKRMLQEAVDALIDNGRRGRPVTGPGNRPLKSLSDMLKGKQGRFRQNLLGKRVDYSGRSVIVVGPELKIYQCGLPKEMAIELFKPFVMKELVAKGTAHNIKSAKKMVERLQPEVWDILEEVIREHPVMLNRAPTLHRLGIQAFEPVLVEGKAIKLHPLVCTAFNADFDGDQMAVHLPLSVEAQAECRFLLLSPNNLLKPSDGGPVAVPSQDMVLGIYYLTLMKPGDLGEGKCFKSVNEAILAYENNAISLHAKIKVLRKGINAEGVEEHKFVESTVGRFIFNEIISQDLGFVDRTNPDNFLTLEVDFHVGKKQLKKILEKCINTHGATKTAETLDAIKSLGYKYSTRAAMTVSISDMTVPDEKKTIIAAAEKQVDIISRNHRRGLMTEEERYKAVIETWKEADDEITEALLSGLDKYNNIFMMADSGARGSEKQIKQLAGMRGLMADTSGKTIELPIKANFREGLDVLEYFISAHGARKGLSDTALRTADSGYLTRRLVDVSQDLIIREVDCCESTGEIPGMWIKAFADGNEVIESLEERITGRYSCETILDDNGEVIVKKNHMITPKRAARIVATKAIEEAGLEAKIKIRTVLTCKSHIGVCAKCYGANMATGEAVQVGEAVGIIAAQSIGEPGTQLTMRTFHTGGVAGDDITQGLPRVEELFEARKPKGLAIIAEFGGVVTIKDTKRKREVVVTNGETAESKAYLIPYGSRIKVVDNQIIEAGDELTEGSVNPHDILKIKGVRAVQDYMIQEVQRVYRLQGVEINDKHIEVIVRQMLKKVRIENNGDAEFLPGTMVDILEYNDVNERLIAEGKEPADGKQVMLGITKASLATNSFLSAASFQETTKVLTEAAIKGKVDNLIGLKENVIIGKLIPAGTGMKRYRSVKLDTDMDEELMFSEDFEGGSYEGNFDDMKAENDYNSGYFKKDSYDEEEVSSFSADDLFGESLDDEDNE, from the coding sequence ATGCCAACAGAAATGATGAATGATAGTGTCAAAGAAATAACTTATGATGCAATTAAAATCGGTTTGGCTTCACCAGAAAAGATCAGAGAATGGTCTAGAGGTGAGGTAAGAAAACCCGAAACTATTAACTATAGAACATTAAAACCGGAAAAAGATGGCTTATTCTGTGAAAAAATCTTTGGACCAAACAAAGACTGGGAATGCCATTGCGGTAAGTACAAGAAAATTCGTTATAAAGGCGTAGTCTGCGATCGTTGTGGCGTTGAAGTTACAAAAGCGAGTGTACGTCGTGAAAGAATGGGTCACATTGAACTTGCTGCACCAGTCTCTCATATATGGTATTTCAAGGGTATCCCTAGTAGAATGGGTCTAATATTAGACCTTTCTCCTAGAACCTTGGAAAAAGTATTGTATTTTGCATCTTATATCGTGCTTGATAAGGGAGATTCCGATCTTCAGTATAAGCAAGTTCTTAACGAAAAAGAATATAGAGAAGCATATGATAAATATGGCTCTAAATTCAGAGTTGGAATGGGTGCAGAAGCAATCATGGAGCTTTTACAAGCAATTGACCTTGAAAAAGAATCCAAAGACTTAAAAAGAGGTTTAAAAGAATCCACTGGACAAAAGAGAGCAAGAATCATTAAGAGACTTGAAGTAGTGGAAGCATTCCGCGAATCTAATAATAAGCCAGAATGGATGATTATGACCGTTATTCCAGTTATACCACCAGATTTACGTCCGATGGTACAGCTTGATGGTGGACGTTTTGCAACGTCTGATATGAATGATTTATATCGTAGAATTATCAACCGTAACAATCGTTTAAAACGTTTGTTAGAGCTTGGTGCTCCTGATATTATTGTTCGTAATGAAAAGAGAATGTTACAAGAAGCAGTAGATGCTTTAATTGATAATGGTAGAAGAGGTAGACCAGTTACTGGACCTGGTAACAGACCACTTAAGTCCTTATCCGATATGTTAAAAGGTAAGCAAGGTCGTTTCCGTCAGAACTTACTTGGTAAGCGTGTTGACTATTCCGGACGTTCTGTTATCGTAGTTGGACCAGAACTTAAGATTTATCAATGTGGTCTTCCAAAAGAGATGGCAATTGAGCTATTTAAACCATTTGTTATGAAAGAATTAGTAGCAAAAGGAACTGCTCATAACATCAAATCTGCTAAGAAAATGGTAGAAAGATTACAGCCAGAAGTATGGGATATCCTAGAAGAAGTTATTCGTGAGCATCCAGTTATGTTAAACCGTGCTCCTACTCTTCATAGACTTGGTATTCAGGCATTCGAACCTGTACTTGTAGAAGGTAAGGCAATTAAGCTACATCCACTTGTATGTACAGCGTTTAACGCGGACTTCGATGGTGACCAGATGGCGGTGCATTTACCACTTTCTGTAGAAGCACAAGCAGAGTGTAGATTCCTCTTATTATCTCCTAACAACTTATTAAAACCATCCGATGGTGGCCCTGTTGCGGTTCCATCTCAGGATATGGTACTTGGTATTTATTACTTAACATTAATGAAGCCAGGTGACTTAGGTGAAGGTAAGTGCTTTAAGAGCGTAAATGAGGCAATTTTAGCATATGAAAATAATGCAATTTCTCTTCATGCAAAGATCAAAGTTTTAAGAAAAGGTATCAATGCAGAAGGTGTAGAAGAGCATAAATTTGTTGAATCAACAGTAGGTCGTTTTATATTCAACGAAATCATTAGTCAAGATTTAGGTTTTGTAGATCGTACAAATCCAGATAACTTCTTAACTCTTGAAGTTGACTTCCATGTTGGTAAGAAACAGTTAAAGAAGATTCTTGAAAAATGTATTAATACACATGGTGCAACTAAGACAGCTGAAACATTGGATGCAATTAAGTCATTAGGTTACAAATACTCTACAAGAGCAGCTATGACAGTATCCATTTCAGATATGACTGTACCAGATGAAAAGAAAACAATTATTGCAGCTGCTGAAAAGCAAGTTGATATCATTTCTAGAAACCATCGTCGTGGTTTAATGACTGAAGAAGAACGTTACAAAGCAGTTATTGAGACATGGAAAGAAGCCGATGATGAAATTACAGAGGCACTTTTATCTGGACTTGATAAATATAACAACATCTTCATGATGGCTGATTCCGGTGCCCGTGGTTCTGAGAAGCAGATTAAGCAGTTAGCAGGTATGCGTGGTCTTATGGCGGATACATCCGGTAAGACAATCGAACTTCCTATCAAAGCGAACTTCCGTGAAGGTCTTGACGTACTTGAGTACTTCATCTCCGCTCATGGTGCTAGAAAGGGTCTTTCCGATACAGCGTTACGTACAGCCGATTCCGGTTACTTAACTCGTCGTTTGGTTGACGTTTCTCAGGATTTAATTATTCGTGAAGTAGATTGCTGTGAAAGTACTGGAGAAATTCCAGGAATGTGGATTAAGGCTTTCGCTGATGGTAACGAAGTAATTGAAAGTTTAGAAGAAAGAATTACAGGAAGATATTCTTGTGAGACTATCTTAGATGATAATGGTGAAGTAATCGTTAAGAAGAACCATATGATTACACCAAAACGTGCAGCTAGAATTGTAGCTACTAAGGCTATTGAAGAAGCTGGTTTAGAAGCAAAGATTAAGATTCGTACAGTTCTTACATGTAAATCACACATTGGTGTATGTGCTAAGTGTTACGGTGCGAACATGGCTACTGGTGAAGCAGTTCAAGTTGGTGAAGCAGTTGGTATTATTGCAGCACAATCTATCGGTGAACCAGGTACACAGCTTACAATGCGTACTTTCCATACCGGTGGTGTTGCGGGTGATGATATTACTCAAGGTCTTCCTCGTGTCGAAGAACTTTTCGAGGCTAGAAAGCCAAAGGGACTTGCAATTATCGCTGAATTTGGTGGCGTAGTAACAATTAAAGATACAAAGAGAAAGCGTGAAGTTGTTGTAACAAATGGCGAAACCGCTGAATCTAAAGCATATTTAATTCCTTACGGATCAAGAATTAAGGTTGTTGATAATCAGATTATTGAAGCTGGTGATGAATTAACTGAAGGTTCTGTAAATCCACATGATATCTTAAAGATTAAGGGTGTTCGTGCGGTTCAAGATTACATGATCCAGGAAGTTCAAAGAGTTTACCGTTTACAAGGTGTAGAAATCAATGATAAGCATATCGAAGTTATTGTTCGTCAGATGCTTAAGAAAGTTCGTATCGAGAATAATGGAGATGCAGAATTCTTACCAGGTACAATGGTTGATATCTTAGAATACAACGATGTAAATGAAAGATTAATCGCAGAAGGAAAAGAACCTGCAGATGGTAAGCAAGTAATGCTTGGTATTACAAAGGCTTCCCTTGCAACAAATTCTTTCTTATCTGCAGCATCCTTCCAAGAGACTACTAAAGTTCTTACTGAAGCTGCAATTAAGGGCAAGGTTGATAACTTAATCGGTCTTAAGGAAAACGTAATTATCGGTAAGTTAATTCCAGCTGGTACTGGTATGAAGAGATACCGTAGCGTTAAGCTAGATACAGATATGGATGAAGAATTAATGTTTTCTGAAGATTTCGAAGGCGGAAGTTATGAAGGAAACTTCGATGACATGAAGGCTGAGAATGATTATAATTCAGGATACTTTAAAAAAGATAGTTATGATGAAGAGGAAGTATCATCTTTCTCCGCAGATGACTTATTTGGAGAATCATTAGACGATGAGGATAATGAATAA
- a CDS encoding DNA-directed RNA polymerase subunit beta, with amino-acid sequence MDKNRIRPIKLGKGVRMSYSKQKEVLEMPNLIEVQKDSYKWFLEEGLNEVFDDISPIEDYSDHLSLEFVSFQLCEDDVKYSIEECKERDATYAAPLKVKVRLRNKENDEINEHDIFMGDLPLMTETGTFVINGAERVIVSQLVRSPGIYYAIGHDKIGKTLYSSTVIPNRGAWLEYETDSNDVFYVRVDRNRKVPITVLIRALGIGTNAEIQELFGEEPKITASLAKDPSDNYQDGLLELYKKLRPGEPLSVESAESLINSMFFDARRYDLAKFGRFKFNKKLNLRNRVVGFPLAEDVIDMSTGEIVATAGTLITEELAYDIQNRAIPAIIVQAEERNVKVLSNLMVDLAAYIDCDLEELGVTEDVYYPVLKNILEAYTDLEDRKEAIKKSINELIPKHITKEDIIASINYNMHLEYGLGSADDIDHLGNRRIRAVGELLQNQYRIGLSRMERVVRERMTTQDLEGISPQSLINIKPVTAAVKEFFGSSQLSQFMDQNNPLGELTHKRRLSALGPGGLSRDRAGFEVRDVHYSHYGRMCPIETPEGPNIGLINSLASYARINQYGFIEAPYRMVDKSDPLNPRVTDEVVYLTADEEDKYVVAQANEPIDENGYFISNNVSGRYKEETSQFEKKKIDLMDVSPKMVFSVATAMIPFLENDDANRALMGSNMQRQAVPLLFTEAPAVGTGMEYKTAVDSGVCIIAKKAGTVERATSRDITVKNDDGTKTEYRLVKFARSNQGTSINQRPIVVKGERIEAGQVIADGPSTQNGELALGKNPLIGFMTWEGYNYEDAVLLSERLVQEDVYTSVHIEEYEAEARDTKLGPEEITRDVPGVGDDALKDLDERGIIRIGAEVRAGDILVGKVTPKGETELTAEERLLRAIFGEKAREVRDTSLRVPHGEYGIIVDAKVFTRENGDELSPGVNQTVRVYIAQKRKIQVGDKMAGRHGNKGVVSRVLPVEDMPFLPNGRPLDIVLNPLGVPSRMNIGQVLEIHLSLAAKVLGFNVATPVFDGANEFDIMDTLELANDYVNTPLDEFQEKYKDILDPEVMDYLIQNQDYRKQWEGVPINRDGKVRLRDGRTGEYFDGAVTVGFMHYLKLHHLVDDKIHARSTGPYSLVTQQPLGGKAQFGGQRFGEMEVWALEAYGAAHILQEILTVKSDDVTGRVKTYEAIIKGDNIAEPGIPESFKVLLKELQSLALDVTVLDEQGREVKMSENIDYGDGELTPLIEGDENFRYDEGYEEAGYSEVNPEEESGMFDVFEEEESGGLEFNEMEDFED; translated from the coding sequence ATGGATAAAAACAGAATACGTCCAATTAAGCTTGGTAAAGGCGTAAGAATGAGCTATTCAAAGCAAAAAGAAGTACTTGAAATGCCTAATCTCATTGAAGTTCAAAAGGATTCCTATAAGTGGTTCTTAGAGGAAGGTCTTAACGAAGTATTCGATGACATTTCGCCAATCGAAGATTACAGTGATCATCTAAGTTTGGAATTCGTTAGTTTTCAATTATGTGAAGATGATGTTAAGTATTCGATTGAAGAGTGCAAGGAAAGAGATGCTACTTATGCTGCTCCTTTGAAGGTGAAGGTAAGACTTCGCAACAAAGAGAACGATGAAATCAATGAGCATGATATATTCATGGGTGATTTACCATTAATGACTGAAACTGGTACCTTCGTAATTAATGGTGCTGAGAGAGTAATAGTTAGCCAGTTAGTACGTTCCCCTGGAATCTATTATGCAATCGGCCATGATAAAATTGGAAAGACACTATATTCAAGTACAGTTATACCTAATAGAGGTGCATGGTTAGAGTATGAAACAGATTCTAACGATGTTTTTTACGTTCGTGTAGATAGAAACAGAAAAGTTCCTATTACAGTGTTAATTCGTGCGCTTGGTATTGGTACAAACGCAGAAATTCAAGAACTTTTTGGAGAAGAACCAAAGATTACAGCAAGTCTTGCAAAAGATCCATCTGATAATTATCAAGATGGTTTGCTTGAGTTATATAAAAAATTACGTCCAGGCGAACCACTTTCTGTAGAAAGTGCAGAGTCCTTAATCAATAGTATGTTTTTTGATGCAAGAAGATATGATCTTGCTAAATTCGGACGTTTCAAATTTAATAAGAAGTTAAATCTTAGAAACCGTGTTGTAGGATTTCCTTTAGCAGAAGACGTTATTGATATGTCAACCGGTGAAATCGTTGCAACTGCTGGTACTTTAATTACAGAAGAGTTAGCATATGATATTCAAAACAGAGCAATCCCAGCAATTATCGTACAAGCGGAAGAACGTAACGTTAAGGTTTTATCTAACTTAATGGTTGACTTAGCCGCTTACATTGATTGCGATCTTGAGGAATTAGGAGTTACAGAAGATGTATACTATCCAGTTCTTAAGAATATCTTAGAAGCTTATACTGACTTAGAAGATAGAAAAGAAGCAATTAAAAAGTCCATCAACGAATTAATTCCTAAGCATATTACTAAGGAAGATATTATTGCTTCTATTAACTACAATATGCACTTAGAATATGGACTTGGTAGTGCAGATGATATCGACCATTTAGGTAACAGAAGAATTCGTGCAGTTGGTGAGTTATTACAAAACCAATATAGAATCGGTTTATCAAGAATGGAACGTGTTGTTCGTGAAAGAATGACAACTCAAGACTTAGAAGGAATTAGTCCTCAGTCTTTAATTAATATTAAACCTGTGACAGCAGCTGTCAAAGAATTCTTTGGTAGTTCACAGTTGTCTCAGTTTATGGATCAGAACAACCCTCTTGGTGAATTAACACATAAGAGACGTCTATCCGCACTTGGACCTGGTGGTTTGTCTCGTGATAGAGCCGGATTCGAGGTTCGTGACGTTCACTATTCTCACTATGGTAGAATGTGTCCTATCGAAACTCCTGAAGGTCCTAACATCGGTCTTATTAACTCTTTAGCATCCTATGCTAGAATTAATCAGTATGGATTTATTGAAGCTCCATATCGTATGGTAGATAAATCAGATCCATTAAATCCAAGAGTAACCGATGAAGTAGTTTATTTAACAGCAGATGAAGAAGATAAATATGTTGTTGCACAGGCAAATGAGCCAATTGATGAGAACGGATATTTTATTTCCAATAACGTATCTGGTCGTTATAAAGAAGAAACATCTCAATTTGAGAAGAAGAAAATCGATCTTATGGACGTATCTCCTAAGATGGTATTCTCCGTTGCAACAGCAATGATTCCTTTCCTTGAAAATGACGATGCGAACCGTGCACTTATGGGTTCTAACATGCAACGTCAGGCAGTACCACTATTATTTACAGAAGCTCCAGCAGTTGGTACAGGTATGGAATATAAAACAGCAGTTGACTCTGGTGTATGTATTATTGCTAAAAAAGCAGGTACTGTTGAAAGAGCAACTTCTCGTGACATCACTGTAAAGAACGATGATGGAACAAAGACTGAATATAGATTAGTTAAATTCGCAAGAAGTAACCAAGGAACAAGCATTAACCAAAGACCTATTGTTGTAAAAGGTGAAAGAATTGAAGCTGGCCAAGTAATTGCAGACGGTCCTTCAACACAAAACGGTGAATTAGCTCTTGGTAAGAATCCATTAATCGGATTTATGACTTGGGAAGGTTACAACTACGAAGATGCTGTCCTTTTAAGTGAGCGTTTAGTACAAGAGGACGTTTATACATCTGTTCATATTGAAGAGTATGAAGCAGAAGCTCGTGATACAAAACTTGGACCTGAAGAAATCACAAGAGATGTACCAGGTGTCGGCGATGATGCATTAAAAGATCTTGATGAAAGAGGTATCATTCGTATTGGTGCTGAAGTACGTGCAGGAGATATCTTAGTTGGTAAGGTTACACCAAAGGGTGAGACTGAACTTACTGCAGAAGAACGTTTACTTCGTGCTATCTTCGGTGAAAAGGCAAGAGAAGTTAGAGATACATCCCTACGTGTTCCACATGGTGAATACGGAATTATTGTAGATGCTAAAGTATTTACGAGAGAAAATGGTGATGAATTATCTCCAGGTGTAAATCAAACTGTACGTGTTTATATTGCTCAGAAGAGAAAGATTCAAGTTGGTGATAAGATGGCTGGTCGTCATGGTAACAAGGGTGTTGTTTCCAGAGTATTGCCAGTAGAAGATATGCCATTCTTACCAAATGGTAGACCTCTTGATATCGTATTAAATCCTCTAGGCGTTCCTTCACGTATGAACATTGGTCAGGTACTTGAGATTCACTTAAGTCTTGCAGCTAAAGTTCTTGGATTTAATGTTGCAACACCAGTATTTGATGGTGCGAACGAGTTTGATATCATGGATACTTTGGAATTAGCAAATGATTATGTTAATACTCCACTTGATGAGTTCCAAGAAAAATATAAAGATATCTTAGATCCTGAAGTAATGGATTATTTAATTCAGAATCAGGATTATAGAAAGCAATGGGAAGGTGTTCCAATTAACCGTGATGGTAAGGTTAGACTTCGTGACGGTAGAACAGGTGAATATTTTGATGGAGCTGTAACAGTTGGTTTCATGCACTACCTAAAACTTCACCACTTAGTAGACGATAAGATCCATGCACGTTCTACTGGTCCTTATTCCTTAGTAACACAACAGCCACTTGGTGGTAAAGCACAGTTCGGTGGACAGAGATTTGGTGAGATGGAAGTTTGGGCACTTGAAGCATATGGTGCTGCTCATATCCTACAAGAAATCTTAACTGTTAAATCCGATGATGTTACTGGCCGTGTTAAAACTTATGAGGCTATTATTAAAGGTGACAATATTGCAGAACCTGGTATTCCTGAATCCTTCAAGGTACTTTTAAAAGAACTTCAATCCTTAGCTCTTGATGTTACTGTTCTTGATGAACAAGGTAGAGAAGTTAAGATGTCAGAAAATATTGACTATGGCGACGGAGAATTGACTCCACTAATCGAGGGCGATGAAAACTTTAGATATGATGAAGGTTATGAGGAAGCTGGTTATAGTGAAGTAAATCCTGAGGAAGAGTCCGGTATGTTTGATGTTTTCGAGGAAGAAGAAAGCGGCGGATTGGAATTCAATGAAATGGAAGATTTCGAAGATTAA
- a CDS encoding MFS transporter — MNRKWKIFLPCYFAFLVNGMMVLEVGTILPYLITEAGLSYGVAGGLLSAFAIGNFLASFVNPFFIERLGRKFTVVCLSSLIPLSLLGITLLPPVLLLYLLFVLLGIGRGTVSIFNNTVVNEQSNGSNAALNFLHMSFAIGAFLAPFLTSLYINIGLTWRHIVYTIIGLLVIALFLLFNISNDDNQVSKQKQKSEENRSYLKSVDFYVIGLVLFFYLGLENCVNGWFVTYFKSTGIMSDSFATNLVSITWVAVMIGRIVTASLSKKMNKKSLILINCIFTAIFFVLLVATKNLTVISISIAMLGFFFAGIYPTCIANAGTIIKGSSSGMSMLLAIAALGGIVFPKIIGVVADVIGLTGAIGILTISTTCMVIFAFINYKRKNIE; from the coding sequence ATGAATCGAAAGTGGAAAATCTTTTTACCATGTTATTTTGCATTCCTCGTAAATGGAATGATGGTGCTTGAGGTCGGAACAATTCTGCCTTATCTTATTACTGAAGCAGGTCTTAGTTATGGTGTAGCAGGAGGATTATTGTCGGCTTTTGCTATTGGTAATTTTCTAGCAAGCTTTGTGAATCCATTTTTTATAGAAAGGTTAGGACGTAAATTTACGGTTGTTTGTCTGTCAAGTTTAATTCCACTTAGTTTATTAGGAATTACATTGTTACCACCAGTATTATTGTTGTATTTATTGTTTGTATTATTAGGAATAGGAAGAGGAACAGTTAGTATTTTTAATAACACAGTAGTGAATGAACAGAGTAATGGTTCAAATGCGGCACTTAACTTCTTACATATGTCATTTGCAATTGGAGCATTTTTAGCCCCATTCTTAACCTCTCTTTATATTAATATTGGTTTAACATGGAGACATATTGTTTATACAATTATCGGATTATTAGTAATAGCATTGTTCTTATTATTTAATATATCCAATGATGACAATCAAGTAAGTAAGCAAAAACAAAAAAGCGAGGAAAATCGTTCTTATTTAAAGAGTGTTGATTTCTACGTAATTGGCTTAGTGTTATTCTTTTATTTAGGACTTGAAAACTGTGTAAATGGATGGTTTGTTACATATTTTAAAAGTACTGGTATCATGAGTGATAGTTTTGCAACTAACTTAGTTTCAATTACTTGGGTTGCTGTAATGATCGGCCGAATTGTTACTGCTAGTTTGTCAAAGAAAATGAATAAAAAGAGTTTAATACTAATCAACTGTATCTTTACAGCTATATTCTTTGTTCTACTTGTAGCTACAAAAAATTTAACTGTGATTTCCATTTCAATTGCTATGCTAGGATTTTTCTTTGCTGGTATTTATCCAACATGTATTGCTAATGCAGGTACTATAATAAAAGGCTCGTCTTCTGGTATGTCGATGTTACTAGCAATTGCAGCTCTTGGAGGAATCGTATTCCCTAAAATCATTGGAGTGGTTGCAGATGTTATTGGATTAACTGGAGCGATTGGCATCCTTACGATTAGCACAACATGTATGGTAATATTCGCGTTTATTAATTATAAAAGAAAGAATATTGAATAA
- a CDS encoding serine hydrolase domain-containing protein translates to MQWNRICPSEVGIPEEKINEFLNELEKHNVELDSLMMISKGNLIYENYFKGWNAEKNHRMYSVGKSFTAIAIGLLKEEGKLSLEDPICDYFKDKLPKNGVHPYIAEMKIKHLLTMTTAHKSTTYKLYDGDWVESFFCVEPDYHPGTIFSYDTSATHVLSALVARLSGKDLFTYLREKVLDAIGFSKTATWDKDDAGIVRGGDGLSCTTRDLAAVATLCMNQGIYEGKQLIPKEYLKEMTTALVSTAHYEAYDEQFGYGYQIWGNRDGGFTFYGIGGQLAACYPKHDFILITNADLVERSKDIKYIHQAFYDVIFPLLN, encoded by the coding sequence ATGCAGTGGAATAGGATTTGCCCAAGTGAGGTTGGGATACCAGAGGAAAAAATTAACGAGTTTCTAAATGAATTAGAAAAACACAATGTTGAACTAGATAGTCTTATGATGATTTCAAAAGGAAATTTGATATATGAGAACTATTTTAAAGGTTGGAATGCAGAGAAAAATCACAGAATGTATTCTGTAGGTAAAAGTTTTACTGCAATTGCAATAGGTCTCTTAAAAGAGGAAGGAAAGCTTAGCTTGGAGGATCCAATCTGTGATTATTTTAAAGATAAGCTTCCTAAGAATGGTGTACATCCTTATATCGCAGAAATGAAGATTAAGCATCTGCTAACAATGACAACAGCCCATAAGTCAACCACATACAAGCTCTATGATGGTGATTGGGTAGAGTCCTTTTTCTGTGTTGAACCAGATTATCATCCAGGCACTATATTCTCATATGATACCTCTGCTACGCATGTATTATCTGCTTTGGTTGCCAGACTTTCAGGAAAGGACTTGTTTACTTATCTGCGTGAAAAGGTACTTGATGCAATTGGATTTTCAAAAACAGCAACATGGGATAAGGATGATGCGGGAATTGTAAGAGGTGGAGACGGGCTATCTTGCACTACAAGAGACCTTGCAGCAGTGGCGACTTTATGTATGAATCAGGGGATATATGAAGGAAAACAATTGATTCCTAAAGAGTATTTAAAAGAGATGACGACTGCTCTAGTATCAACTGCGCATTATGAAGCGTACGATGAGCAATTTGGTTATGGATATCAGATTTGGGGTAATCGAGATGGAGGTTTTACTTTCTATGGTATCGGTGGTCAGCTTGCTGCATGCTATCCAAAACATGATTTTATATTAATAACCAATGCAGATTTGGTAGAGCGTTCTAAGGATATTAAGTATATCCATCAAGCATTTTATGATGTGATATTTCCGCTTTTAAATTAA